One genomic window of Phaenicophaeus curvirostris isolate KB17595 chromosome 21, BPBGC_Pcur_1.0, whole genome shotgun sequence includes the following:
- the PAFAH1B1 gene encoding platelet-activating factor acetylhydrolase IB subunit beta — translation MVLSQRQRDELNRAIADYLRSNGYEEAYSVFKKEAELDVNEELDKKYAGLLEKKWTSVIRLQKKVMELESKLNEAKEEFTSGGPLGQKRDPKEWIPRPPEKYALSGHRSPVTRVIFHPVFSVMVSASEDATIKVWDYETGDFERTLKGHTDSVQDISFDHSGKLLASCSADMTIKLWDFQGFECIRTMHGHDHNVSSVAIMPNGDHIVSASRDKTIKMWEVQTGYCVKTFTGHREWVRMVRPNQDGTLIASCSNDQTVRVWVVATKECKAELREHEHVVECISWAPESSYSTISEATGSETKKSGKPGPFLLSGSRDKTIKMWDISTGMCLMTLVGHDNWVRGVLFHSGGKFILSCADDKTLRVWDFKNKRCMKTLNAHEHFVTSLDFHKTAPYVVTGSVDQTVKVWECR, via the exons ATGGTGCTGTCACAAAGGCAACGAGATGAACT aaatcgAGCGATAGCAGATTACCTTCGTTCTAATGGCTATGAAGAAGCATATTcggtttttaaaaaggaagctgAGTTAGATGTG AATGAAGAGTTAGATAAGAAGTATGCTGGacttctggaaaagaaatggaCATCTGTTATAAGATTACAAAAGAAG GTAATGGAATTAGAATCGAAACTGAATGAAGCTAAGGAAGAATTTACATCAGGTGGACCTCTTGGTCAGAAACGAGACCCTAAAGAGTGGATTCCTCGTCCTCCAGAGAAGTATGCGTTGAGTGGACATAGGAGTCCTGTCACTCGAGTAATTTTCCATCCAGTTTTTAGTGTTATGGTCTCTGCTTCAGAGGATGCCACAATAAAG GTGTGGGATTATGAGACAGGAGACTTTGAACGAACCCTTAAGGGGCATACAGACTCTGTGCAAGATATTTCCTTTGACCACAGTGGCAAACTATTGGCCTCCTGTTCTGCTGATATGACCATTAAGCTATGGGATTTCCAGGGCTTTGAGTGCATCAGAACTATGCATG GTCATGATCATAATGTTTCTTCAGTAGCCATCATGCCCAATGGAGATCATATAGTTTCTGCCTCAAGGGATAAAACTATCAAAATGTGGGAAGTCCAAACAGG TTACTGTGTGAAGACTTTCACGGGTCACAGAGAATGGGTGCGCATGGTGCGGCCTAACCAGGATGGCACCTTAATTGCCAGTTGTTCTAATGACCAGACAGTGCGTGTTTGGGTGGTAGCGACAAAGGAATGCAAAGCTGAGCTCCGAGAACATGAGCATGTGGTAGAATGCATTTCCTGGGCTCCTGAGAGCTCGTATTCCACCATATCAGAAGCTACGGGATCAGAG ACTAAGAAGAGTGGCAAGCCTGGGCCTTTTCTGCTGTCTGGATCCAGAGACAAGACCATTAAGATGTGGGACATCAGCACTGGCATGTGCCTTATGACACTT GTGGGCCATGATAACTGGGTACGTGGCGTTCTGTTCCACTCTGggggaaaatttattttgagcTGTGCTGATGACAAGACTCTACGTGTCTGGGACTTCAAGAACAAGCGATGCATGAAAACCCTCAATGCGCATGAACACTTTGTTACCTCTTTGG ATTTCCACAAGACGGCACCGTATGTGGTTACTGGAAGTGTAGATCAAACAGTAAAAGTGTGGGAGTGCCGTTGA